In one window of Thermodesulfobacteriota bacterium DNA:
- a CDS encoding methyltransferase domain-containing protein, translating to MAVKCPVGFDVIRLRELVHETYDRVAHEPQGDFHFHRGLDYAVEFLNYDRKELESLPVECTARFAGVGNPHRIGRIQPGETVLDHACGAGMDLLLAAKKVGPNGKAIGVDMTKAMRDYAKASAEKAGLSHIVDIREGFMEELPVEDESVDVVISNGVVNLSPDKEKVFKEIVRVLKPGGRLFLADVVVQRELKLDARSSPELWAACIGGSLPEPELFEISSAVGLSDGKILERFDCFKNTSAEVKVSKDLYVQAVNFFARK from the coding sequence ATGGCAGTCAAATGTCCTGTAGGATTTGATGTAATCCGCTTACGTGAGTTGGTACATGAAACATATGACCGGGTAGCCCACGAGCCCCAGGGCGACTTTCACTTTCACCGTGGTCTGGATTATGCCGTCGAGTTCCTTAATTACGATAGAAAGGAACTTGAATCGTTACCCGTAGAGTGTACAGCCCGCTTTGCCGGTGTTGGCAACCCGCATCGCATTGGCAGGATCCAGCCCGGAGAGACCGTCCTTGACCACGCCTGTGGCGCCGGTATGGACCTACTTCTTGCAGCAAAAAAGGTAGGGCCCAATGGCAAGGCTATCGGTGTAGATATGACCAAGGCTATGCGTGACTATGCCAAAGCTTCCGCCGAGAAAGCAGGGCTTTCACACATTGTGGATATACGTGAGGGATTCATGGAGGAATTGCCGGTCGAAGATGAAAGTGTTGACGTAGTCATCTCTAACGGAGTCGTCAACCTCTCACCGGATAAGGAAAAGGTGTTCAAAGAAATCGTCCGTGTGCTCAAACCCGGAGGGCGCTTATTCCTGGCAGACGTGGTGGTGCAGAGGGAGCTAAAGCTCGATGCACGCAGCAGCCCTGAGTTATGGGCAGCATGTATTGGGGGTTCACTCCCGGAACCGGAACTATTCGAAATAAGCTCGGCTGTCGGTTTGTCTGATGGAAAGATTCTGGAACGTTTTGATTGCTTCAAAAATACCTCTGCCGAGGTTAAGGTGTCTAAGGACCTGTATGTTCAGGCAGTTAACTTCTTTGCCAGGAAGTGA
- the erpA gene encoding iron-sulfur cluster insertion protein ErpA, whose translation MFEVTTKAAGEIKRLLQGEDIPNAVLRVRVVPGGCSGFSYEMGFDDMTEDTDKVFEVDGIKVAIDEFSFPYLQGARLDYSDGLSGTGFKIDNPNAKGSCGCGSSFTV comes from the coding sequence ATGTTTGAGGTTACTACAAAAGCTGCCGGTGAGATCAAGAGGCTATTACAGGGTGAAGACATACCCAATGCCGTGCTTAGAGTTCGGGTTGTCCCCGGTGGATGCTCCGGATTTTCATATGAGATGGGCTTTGACGATATGACAGAAGACACGGATAAGGTTTTCGAAGTAGATGGTATAAAGGTGGCAATAGATGAATTTAGTTTTCCTTACCTCCAGGGAGCCAGGCTTGATTACTCCGACGGTCTTAGCGGCACCGGTTTTAAAATTGACAACCCTAATGCCAAGGGTTCCTGCGGCTGCGGCTCATCGTTTACGGTTTAA
- a CDS encoding class I SAM-dependent methyltransferase: MHQKKQTSTEVINQVRDAFVERLLKSASGVFDIFTIYIGDMLGFYKALAKHGPLTSSELASKTDTHERYVREWLEQQTVAGILQVQNPEADAEHRKFKIHPGHAEVLVERDSLNYLAPLAQITIGAVKPLESLLNAYRTGGGVPYNEYGANLYEGQAGMNRAMFLQQLGTEWLPAIPGLKTRLESDPPARIADIGCGAGWSSIGIAKTYPKVLVDGFDLDEPSVLLARKNAEEAGVSDRVKFQIRDAGDPTVAGNYDLVTAFECVHDMSNPVTALRGMRNLTNEKGVVLVMDERVEERFTPEGNDVEWFFYGFSVLHCLPVGMAEQPSAGTGAVMRPGILKRYAEEAGFKGVEILPIENFFFRFYRLIK, from the coding sequence ATGCACCAGAAGAAACAAACTTCGACCGAAGTAATAAATCAGGTACGAGACGCCTTTGTGGAGAGGTTACTAAAATCAGCCTCGGGTGTATTTGATATCTTTACCATTTACATCGGGGATATGCTGGGTTTTTATAAAGCCCTTGCAAAACATGGCCCCTTGACATCTAGTGAACTCGCTTCCAAGACTGACACCCACGAACGCTACGTACGTGAATGGCTCGAGCAACAAACGGTGGCAGGAATCCTTCAGGTCCAGAACCCGGAAGCAGACGCCGAGCATCGCAAATTCAAAATTCACCCGGGGCATGCAGAGGTGTTGGTCGAGCGGGACAGCCTCAACTATCTCGCCCCTCTCGCTCAAATTACCATAGGAGCGGTGAAACCGCTTGAATCTTTATTGAATGCATACCGCACTGGCGGTGGCGTTCCCTACAATGAATATGGAGCAAACCTCTACGAGGGACAAGCCGGTATGAACCGGGCCATGTTCTTACAGCAATTGGGAACGGAGTGGCTCCCGGCTATTCCCGGGCTCAAAACCCGTTTGGAGTCAGACCCACCCGCACGTATCGCAGATATCGGATGCGGCGCCGGTTGGTCGAGCATAGGTATTGCTAAGACTTATCCCAAAGTACTCGTAGACGGATTCGACCTCGACGAGCCCTCGGTACTCCTTGCACGCAAAAACGCCGAAGAAGCGGGTGTTTCGGACCGCGTGAAATTCCAGATACGCGACGCTGGAGACCCGACGGTTGCCGGAAACTATGACCTGGTTACTGCTTTTGAGTGTGTTCACGATATGTCCAATCCGGTCACTGCTTTGCGGGGAATGAGAAATCTCACCAATGAGAAAGGTGTAGTACTGGTCATGGATGAACGGGTCGAGGAACGCTTCACGCCCGAAGGCAATGACGTAGAATGGTTCTTCTACGGCTTTAGTGTCCTTCATTGTCTTCCGGTTGGAATGGCTGAGCAACCCTCCGCAGGAACAGGCGCTGTTATGCGGCCGGGCATCTTAAAGCGTTATGCGGAAGAGGCCGGGTTTAAAGGTGTGGAGATTTTGCCGATCGAAAACTTCTTTTTCCGGTTTTATCGCCTGATAAAATAG
- a CDS encoding DUF1326 domain-containing protein yields the protein MAYEVEGRLLEVCTCNILCPCWVGEDPDLDYCDGLLGWHVDKGNVEGVDVSGRSIVMLCHIPGNILKGNWSVRVYIDQNATDKQKEALLNVWSGKLGGPIADMAKLVGEIVSVEKVPITFDIKGASGTIKVGDGIEASLAPFKGLTGKESAIHDTIFTTIPGSPAYVGKASNYRAKVPGFDIDLKGHNAVSGSFRFKA from the coding sequence ATGGCGTATGAAGTTGAAGGTCGGCTTTTAGAAGTATGTACCTGCAATATCCTCTGCCCATGCTGGGTAGGAGAAGACCCGGACCTAGATTACTGTGACGGTTTGCTGGGATGGCATGTGGATAAAGGAAATGTTGAAGGGGTGGACGTCTCGGGACGTTCCATTGTAATGCTATGCCACATTCCCGGTAACATCCTTAAAGGGAATTGGTCTGTACGTGTCTATATTGACCAGAATGCGACGGATAAACAGAAAGAAGCGCTCTTGAACGTTTGGTCTGGAAAGCTTGGTGGACCTATTGCCGATATGGCTAAGCTCGTGGGAGAAATTGTATCGGTGGAAAAGGTCCCGATAACATTTGATATCAAGGGTGCTAGCGGAACTATTAAAGTTGGGGATGGAATTGAAGCCTCGCTAGCTCCGTTTAAAGGCTTAACGGGAAAAGAGTCGGCGATTCACGATACCATTTTTACCACAATTCCTGGTTCTCCTGCATATGTGGGCAAGGCATCGAATTATAGAGCCAAAGTCCCTGGATTCGATATTGACCTAAAAGGCCACAACGCAGTATCCGGTTCTTTTCGTTTTAAAGCTTAA
- a CDS encoding class I SAM-dependent methyltransferase, whose amino-acid sequence MAINEETLHQLLGKAIVDFGATWNAPLVVIGDKLGLYKALANFGPLTSGELAEHTGTSERYVREWLRAQAAGGYVTYHPETDRYSLSEEQALMFADENSPAFIIGAFQSALAGTRIEPKLAKAFRTGEGIGWDEHDEGLFVGTERFFRTGYAANLVSSWIPALDGVEAKLKEGARVADVGCGHGASTVLMAQAYPNSTFIGFDFHDESIKAARKRAEEAGVSDRVNFEVASSKSYLGRNYDLVTFFDCLHDLGDPVGTAAYVLKTLKKNGTWMIVEPYAGDRVEDNLNPVGRAYYSASTLVCTPCSLDQDVGLALGAQAGEARIREVVMKGGFSRFRRATATPFNLVFEARS is encoded by the coding sequence ATGGCTATCAATGAAGAAACTCTTCATCAACTTTTAGGTAAGGCTATTGTTGACTTCGGGGCAACCTGGAATGCTCCTTTGGTGGTAATCGGTGACAAGCTCGGATTGTATAAGGCGCTGGCCAACTTCGGGCCGCTCACTTCTGGAGAGCTTGCTGAGCACACCGGCACCTCCGAGCGCTATGTACGCGAGTGGCTCCGGGCACAAGCCGCCGGAGGATATGTAACTTACCACCCGGAGACCGACCGCTATAGCCTATCGGAAGAACAAGCCTTAATGTTTGCCGACGAGAACAGCCCCGCATTTATAATTGGGGCATTTCAGTCCGCATTGGCCGGAACCAGGATCGAGCCCAAGCTAGCCAAGGCTTTTCGCACCGGAGAGGGTATCGGCTGGGATGAGCACGACGAGGGGCTCTTTGTTGGTACGGAGCGTTTTTTCAGGACCGGGTATGCCGCCAATCTGGTCAGTTCCTGGATCCCGGCACTGGACGGAGTCGAAGCTAAGCTAAAAGAAGGCGCTCGCGTAGCCGATGTCGGCTGTGGCCACGGTGCTTCCACTGTACTCATGGCTCAGGCCTACCCAAACTCTACCTTTATTGGCTTTGACTTTCATGATGAGTCGATCAAGGCGGCCCGGAAACGAGCCGAAGAGGCTGGGGTGTCAGACCGAGTCAATTTTGAGGTAGCTTCATCCAAATCCTACTTAGGGAGAAATTACGATTTAGTAACCTTCTTCGACTGCCTTCACGACCTCGGCGACCCTGTAGGCACTGCGGCGTACGTGCTCAAGACACTGAAGAAAAACGGTACCTGGATGATTGTGGAGCCCTATGCCGGGGACCGGGTAGAAGACAACCTGAACCCGGTCGGACGGGCCTATTATTCCGCATCTACACTTGTATGTACCCCTTGCTCACTGGACCAGGACGTGGGTCTTGCACTAGGCGCTCAAGCTGGAGAGGCCAGAATACGCGAAGTAGTAATGAAAGGAGGCTTCAGTAGATTCCGCCGCGCTACGGCTACCCCTTTTAATCTAGTGTTTGAAGCAAGATCATAG
- a CDS encoding sigma 54-interacting transcriptional regulator: MVRGKKINLSGFDQDAATLGSILEGTATETGERFFSALVENLAKALRVHGAWVTEYLEESRRLRALAFWLDGQFVPDYEYDISGTPCEPVVENTCLIHIPEKVVELYPKDPDLPKAGAVSYMGFPLLDIDERVLGHLAVIDTQPMPEDPKALALFRIFAARAAAELQRLRAEAEVRKREEELKQLVNSAMDAIIQLDQDLRVTLVNPAAEKIFKCPKDEILGLFFKRFLGDKDVEKLDKLIKELNDLPEARRYLWIAGGLQVICAEGEQFQAEATISQFEMQKKIYYTLILRNVNERIQAEEKIRSLTVETEYLKEELKALLNLDEIIGQSEPMLRVLQDVAQVADTGSTVLILGETGTGKELIARAIHFASRRRDKPFIKVNCAAIPATLMESEFFGHEQGAFTGATKKREGRFSLADGGTIFLDEVGELPLDLQVKLLRVLQEGEFEPVGSSHTKKVDVRVIAATNRDLHKAVQNGDFRKDLYYRLNVFPVEVPPLREREDDIVLIASTFAQRFARRMGRTIEPLSDRDIKRLKSYNWPGNVRELQNVVERAVITSQGGRLNLDRALPEIDKVISTTTTALAEEQTERIRTIHEIEELERQNLIRALEATNWRVSGENGAARLLGMNSSTLSSRMKALGIKRPR; this comes from the coding sequence ATGGTCAGGGGCAAAAAAATCAATCTAAGCGGATTTGACCAGGATGCGGCGACCCTTGGTTCCATTTTAGAGGGTACGGCTACCGAGACAGGAGAACGCTTTTTTTCCGCCCTAGTGGAAAACCTGGCCAAGGCATTAAGAGTGCACGGAGCCTGGGTTACAGAGTACTTAGAGGAATCTCGCCGATTACGTGCTCTGGCCTTCTGGCTCGATGGGCAATTTGTACCTGATTATGAATACGACATATCCGGAACGCCTTGCGAGCCGGTCGTCGAAAACACCTGCTTAATCCATATACCGGAGAAGGTTGTGGAGCTTTATCCCAAAGACCCGGACCTTCCCAAAGCCGGAGCGGTCAGCTACATGGGTTTTCCGCTTTTGGACATTGACGAGCGCGTCCTCGGACATTTAGCGGTCATCGACACACAGCCCATGCCGGAGGACCCAAAGGCCCTGGCCCTATTCCGCATCTTTGCCGCCCGTGCCGCTGCGGAATTGCAACGCCTTCGTGCCGAAGCAGAGGTAAGAAAGCGAGAAGAGGAACTGAAACAGTTAGTGAACAGCGCCATGGATGCGATTATTCAACTCGACCAGGACCTCAGAGTAACACTGGTGAACCCGGCCGCAGAAAAGATATTCAAATGCCCAAAAGACGAAATCCTTGGCCTGTTTTTTAAACGGTTTCTCGGGGATAAAGACGTTGAAAAACTGGATAAGCTCATCAAGGAACTTAATGACCTTCCCGAAGCCCGACGTTATCTGTGGATTGCCGGCGGCCTTCAGGTCATATGTGCGGAGGGCGAACAATTCCAAGCCGAGGCTACGATCTCACAATTTGAGATGCAGAAAAAAATTTACTACACGCTAATACTCCGTAACGTCAACGAACGTATCCAGGCCGAGGAGAAGATTCGCTCGCTGACCGTGGAAACCGAATACCTGAAAGAGGAACTAAAGGCACTTCTCAACCTTGATGAGATTATCGGTCAAAGCGAACCGATGCTCCGAGTATTACAGGATGTAGCGCAAGTAGCGGACACAGGCTCCACAGTGCTAATTCTAGGTGAAACCGGCACTGGGAAAGAGCTTATCGCTAGGGCAATTCATTTTGCAAGCAGACGACGCGATAAACCCTTCATCAAGGTGAACTGTGCCGCCATCCCGGCCACGCTTATGGAGAGTGAATTCTTCGGCCACGAGCAGGGTGCATTCACCGGGGCCACCAAGAAAAGAGAAGGACGTTTTTCACTGGCAGACGGGGGAACAATATTCCTCGATGAGGTCGGTGAGCTTCCGCTTGACCTCCAAGTTAAGCTCCTACGCGTTTTGCAAGAGGGAGAATTCGAACCGGTGGGCAGCTCTCACACCAAAAAGGTTGATGTTAGAGTAATAGCAGCAACCAATCGTGATTTACATAAGGCGGTGCAGAACGGGGATTTTAGGAAGGACCTTTATTATCGGCTGAACGTATTCCCTGTCGAGGTGCCTCCTCTTCGGGAGCGCGAAGACGATATCGTCTTGATTGCTTCCACCTTTGCTCAAAGATTCGCACGGAGAATGGGACGCACCATCGAACCCCTTTCTGACCGGGACATCAAACGCTTGAAATCCTATAATTGGCCCGGAAATGTGCGTGAGCTGCAAAACGTAGTCGAGCGGGCAGTAATAACTTCCCAAGGCGGTCGGCTAAATCTAGACCGTGCCCTGCCGGAAATAGATAAAGTTATTTCAACAACAACGACCGCTCTAGCGGAAGAGCAAACCGAACGAATTCGTACTATTCATGAAATCGAAGAACTGGAAAGGCAGAACCTGATTCGTGCTCTGGAGGCAACCAATTGGCGTGTTTCCGGCGAGAACGGTGCAGCCAGATTGCTTGGCATGAATTCATCTACCCTAAGCTCGCGCATGAAGGCTCTTGGAATAAAACGGCCTAGATAG
- a CDS encoding LLM class flavin-dependent oxidoreductase, producing MKFGIGYYSLQSPPHAPKEHRQLYSEMLEEISIAEELGFDSAWLTEHHFLADGYCPSLMVTAAAIAARTKKIRIGTGVLLLPLYNPVKVAEDAAVVDIISNGRLILGLGLGYRQEEFDAFEISLKHRKGRMEEGIEILRKSWADGGFSHTGKHFKINNVNVTPKPVQNPIPIWIGAYQEPAIRRVARLGVPLYLASVGTIPFLRRELDMFHKALREFGHDPQKIEQPLVRDVYISTKGEEKAWEEVKEHVAYIYKGYAEWGSMVDANGNALTDPNDPKLEEAVKEQGIFGTPEECVDKIRAFQKALPTFNHLICRFEFPGISHEQVMTSMKLFTEQVMPYIK from the coding sequence ATGAAATTCGGAATAGGATACTACAGCTTGCAGTCACCGCCGCATGCCCCTAAAGAACATCGGCAATTGTATTCAGAGATGTTGGAAGAGATAAGTATTGCCGAAGAACTGGGATTTGACTCCGCCTGGCTTACCGAGCACCATTTCCTCGCCGATGGGTATTGCCCTTCCCTCATGGTAACGGCTGCGGCCATTGCCGCCCGTACCAAGAAAATTCGCATTGGTACGGGGGTATTGCTTCTGCCCCTGTACAATCCGGTTAAAGTAGCAGAAGATGCAGCGGTAGTGGACATTATATCAAACGGACGTTTGATTCTCGGCCTAGGACTGGGATACAGACAGGAGGAGTTTGATGCATTCGAAATCTCCCTGAAGCATCGTAAAGGACGGATGGAGGAAGGCATCGAGATACTAAGGAAAAGCTGGGCCGATGGAGGATTTAGCCACACAGGGAAACACTTTAAGATTAATAACGTAAATGTGACTCCTAAGCCTGTTCAAAACCCGATTCCCATTTGGATAGGGGCTTATCAAGAACCGGCTATAAGGCGTGTTGCCCGCCTGGGTGTTCCACTTTACTTAGCCAGCGTCGGCACGATACCGTTTCTTCGAAGAGAACTGGACATGTTTCACAAAGCACTCAGAGAATTCGGACACGATCCGCAAAAAATCGAACAGCCTCTCGTACGCGATGTCTATATTAGCACTAAGGGGGAAGAAAAAGCCTGGGAAGAGGTCAAAGAGCACGTTGCCTATATCTATAAAGGCTATGCCGAGTGGGGGTCTATGGTGGACGCTAATGGAAATGCCCTTACCGATCCAAATGACCCTAAATTAGAGGAGGCGGTGAAGGAACAAGGAATATTCGGTACACCGGAAGAATGTGTCGATAAGATCAGGGCTTTTCAAAAGGCACTACCGACATTCAATCATCTGATATGCCGTTTTGAGTTTCCCGGAATAAGCCATGAGCAGGTTATGACTTCCATGAAGCTTTTCACAGAACAGGTAATGCCCTATATAAAATAA
- a CDS encoding sigma 54-interacting transcriptional regulator: MPGKREAESLQKVLRKVEQVAPTDATVLIEGESGTGKELIAHAIHSLSQRKDRPLVKINCGAISAGLVESELFGHEKGAFTGAVQRRVGRFELADGGTIFLDEVGELPLETQVKLLRVLQQGEFERVGSSQTLKADVRVIAATNRDMKKAVQEGGFRQDLYYRLNVFPIFIPPLRERVEDIEHLVRYFTDKYSKKLGRRIEAIPQKTMDVLTSYHWPGNIRELENVIERAVILTHGTALKIDDSLDLMPDVNMGNSNSKKLEDIERFHILKTLEETKWVIDGKRGAASILGMNSGTLRSRMKKLGIKRPQHDI; encoded by the coding sequence ATACCCGGTAAGCGTGAGGCTGAATCGCTTCAAAAGGTGCTTCGCAAGGTGGAGCAGGTAGCTCCTACCGATGCTACAGTTTTAATAGAAGGGGAGTCCGGCACCGGAAAAGAACTGATTGCGCATGCGATTCATTCTTTGAGCCAGCGTAAGGATCGCCCGCTGGTCAAAATTAACTGTGGGGCAATCTCGGCAGGGCTGGTAGAGAGTGAGTTATTCGGTCATGAGAAGGGGGCGTTTACCGGGGCGGTGCAGCGAAGAGTGGGACGATTCGAGTTGGCCGACGGCGGGACTATCTTTTTAGACGAAGTTGGTGAGCTTCCACTAGAGACTCAGGTCAAGCTTCTGCGAGTGCTTCAGCAGGGAGAATTTGAGCGGGTTGGTTCTTCTCAAACCTTAAAAGCGGATGTGAGGGTTATTGCCGCCACTAATCGGGATATGAAGAAAGCCGTTCAAGAGGGCGGCTTCAGACAAGACCTTTATTACCGGCTCAACGTCTTTCCGATCTTTATACCTCCGCTCAGGGAAAGGGTTGAGGATATTGAGCATTTGGTAAGGTATTTCACGGACAAGTACTCCAAGAAGCTGGGAAGGAGAATAGAAGCAATACCTCAAAAGACAATGGACGTACTTACTTCTTATCATTGGCCCGGGAACATCAGGGAGCTTGAGAACGTAATCGAACGGGCTGTTATTCTCACTCATGGAACAGCACTTAAGATTGACGACAGTCTAGACTTGATGCCTGATGTGAATATGGGTAATTCCAATAGCAAGAAGCTTGAGGATATAGAACGTTTTCATATATTAAAAACACTCGAGGAAACCAAATGGGTAATAGACGGTAAACGCGGGGCGGCATCCATACTGGGGATGAATTCCGGCACCCTGAGGTCCAGGATGAAGAAGCTGGGTATTAAAAGACCACAGCATGATATTTGA
- a CDS encoding OsmC family protein, whose product MSEQATASKVEEVVLNGVNVSKLVDTIELIKENAEVAKFKFRASNKWLIGGHNRSTIKDFYGAGQEDTSREKPFVFDNDEPPVLLGENNGANPVEFILHAMAGCITTTFVYYAAVHGVKIDEIESSYEGDLDLRGMLGLPGRTEVGYERIRVKFKVKSDAPREKLEELIDLAQKRSPAANSVMNPVPVSISLETS is encoded by the coding sequence ATGTCAGAACAAGCAACAGCAAGCAAGGTGGAAGAAGTTGTTTTAAATGGTGTTAACGTCAGTAAGCTCGTAGACACCATAGAGCTAATCAAGGAGAATGCGGAGGTGGCCAAGTTTAAATTCCGCGCCTCCAATAAATGGCTAATCGGAGGACACAACCGGTCGACCATTAAAGATTTTTACGGCGCTGGCCAGGAGGATACCTCAAGAGAGAAACCATTCGTTTTTGACAACGATGAGCCTCCCGTCCTTCTGGGAGAGAATAACGGAGCAAACCCGGTGGAGTTTATACTTCATGCTATGGCCGGCTGCATAACCACCACTTTTGTGTACTACGCTGCGGTTCATGGTGTTAAGATAGACGAGATCGAATCCTCCTATGAAGGCGACCTCGACCTCCGTGGAATGCTCGGGCTGCCTGGTCGGACAGAGGTTGGCTATGAGCGAATCCGGGTGAAATTCAAAGTTAAATCGGATGCGCCGAGGGAGAAGCTGGAAGAACTTATCGACCTGGCCCAGAAGAGATCGCCGGCTGCAAATAGCGTGATGAATCCCGTCCCCGTCTCGATTAGCCTAGAGACATCGTAA
- a CDS encoding DUF2182 domain-containing protein: protein MSMFRSSVPPAVERTALFFSILILVLGAWIALWLTEDSVNSLFHTHNLGHHIHSSSSFILLFVLGWTVMTVAMMLPTSLPVIATFHTLAGSRPDRLLLVALVIIGYLIIWVLFGILIYLGYQLLHWVLGNIPWLGHQELAGAPFLLILAGAFQFTSLKYRCLDKCRSPFSFVIEHWQGRNEKWNSFRLGVDHGVFCVGCCWALMLLMFVVGFGSLGWMFILAIVMAIEKNTSWGRRFSKPLGIILIGLGVLLLGLT from the coding sequence ATGTCAATGTTCAGAAGCTCGGTCCCTCCTGCTGTCGAGCGCACGGCATTGTTTTTTTCGATTTTAATACTCGTTTTGGGTGCTTGGATAGCTCTTTGGCTCACCGAGGACTCGGTTAACAGCTTATTTCATACCCATAATTTAGGTCATCATATCCACTCATCGAGCTCATTTATCCTGCTGTTCGTATTAGGCTGGACGGTTATGACAGTAGCCATGATGCTGCCCACGAGTCTTCCGGTAATTGCCACATTCCATACACTTGCGGGTAGTAGGCCTGACCGCCTGCTATTAGTGGCACTGGTAATAATTGGCTACTTAATAATCTGGGTTCTCTTTGGCATATTGATCTACCTCGGATATCAGTTATTGCACTGGGTATTGGGTAATATACCATGGCTCGGACATCAAGAACTGGCTGGCGCTCCCTTCCTGCTGATTCTCGCCGGTGCTTTTCAGTTTACGTCACTAAAATATAGATGTCTCGACAAGTGCAGGTCTCCTTTCAGCTTTGTTATAGAGCATTGGCAGGGACGCAACGAAAAATGGAATTCGTTTCGTCTAGGTGTGGATCACGGTGTTTTCTGCGTTGGTTGCTGTTGGGCCCTCATGCTCCTCATGTTTGTCGTAGGTTTCGGCAGTCTCGGCTGGATGTTTATATTGGCTATAGTAATGGCAATAGAGAAGAACACATCATGGGGCCGTCGGTTCAGTAAACCGCTTGGCATTATTTTGATCGGTTTGGGTGTCTTACTATTAGGTCTAACCTAA
- a CDS encoding DUF4149 domain-containing protein has protein sequence MQVTLKFLYLLSLIFWIGSIFFFSLITAPSIFKVLPRNLAGDLVSDIFPKYYLIAYICGGIALITSCILWFKEKPGVSPLLKIVILLIMLGLAVYAGGVIRPQALEARTEMKSLAEDSPRYLEVHDRFQKLHKRSVIMNSAVFLMGIAIVLITAYTYRE, from the coding sequence ATGCAAGTCACGCTTAAATTTCTCTACCTTCTCTCCCTAATCTTCTGGATAGGGAGCATATTTTTCTTTTCGCTGATTACTGCGCCCAGCATTTTCAAAGTCCTACCCCGTAACTTAGCCGGAGACCTAGTTTCGGATATCTTCCCCAAATACTATCTCATAGCCTACATATGCGGCGGAATCGCTCTTATCACCTCGTGCATCTTATGGTTTAAAGAAAAACCTGGGGTTTCACCGTTGTTAAAAATCGTTATTCTTCTCATAATGCTCGGTCTGGCCGTTTATGCCGGTGGAGTAATAAGACCACAGGCACTGGAAGCCCGCACGGAGATGAAAAGCTTGGCTGAAGATTCCCCGAGGTACTTGGAAGTGCATGACCGGTTTCAAAAGCTCCATAAACGATCGGTCATTATGAACTCGGCCGTATTCTTGATGGGAATTGCTATTGTTCTTATTACCGCATATACTTATAGGGAATAA
- a CDS encoding aldo/keto reductase has protein sequence MKYRKLGRTHLLVSEIGFGSWGISGRGYGQTDDTESIRTLHKALDLGVNFIDTADSYGDGHSEELIGKVLKERGDRETIIATKFGWDFYGRGGINSNLKRDYIFFAVEGSLKRLGRDWIDLYQVHNSRPDAIKEHDVYETLEKLKKQGKIRFYGVSAFYLNDGIEAIKTGNPDTIQVVYNILNREARQELFPLALNYNIGIIAREPLASGILSGKHDEHSEFPKSDHRRGWSKSFLEERARKVSKLKFLEKEGRSLTQAAIRFTLYNEAVSVVIPGAKTERQVEENVKAGEVELEASELKRLEELI, from the coding sequence TTGAAATACCGAAAACTGGGAAGAACACATCTTTTAGTCTCTGAAATCGGCTTTGGCTCCTGGGGAATAAGCGGGCGGGGCTACGGGCAGACCGATGACACGGAATCTATCCGCACCCTACATAAAGCCTTAGACTTAGGAGTCAACTTTATAGACACTGCCGATTCTTACGGTGACGGGCATAGCGAGGAGCTTATCGGTAAGGTTTTAAAGGAAAGGGGTGATAGGGAGACCATAATTGCCACCAAATTTGGATGGGATTTCTATGGAAGAGGCGGGATAAATAGCAATTTAAAAAGGGACTACATATTCTTCGCCGTAGAAGGGAGCTTGAAAAGACTGGGTAGAGATTGGATAGACCTTTATCAGGTACATAATTCAAGGCCAGATGCAATAAAAGAGCATGATGTCTATGAAACACTAGAGAAGCTTAAAAAACAAGGGAAAATCAGGTTTTATGGAGTTTCCGCTTTTTACTTAAATGACGGTATCGAAGCGATAAAAACAGGGAACCCGGATACCATCCAGGTTGTTTACAACATCCTCAACCGGGAGGCGCGGCAAGAATTATTTCCGCTGGCCTTAAACTACAATATAGGAATCATCGCCCGGGAGCCTCTTGCCTCCGGGATCTTATCCGGCAAACACGACGAGCATTCAGAGTTTCCCAAAAGCGACCATAGACGGGGGTGGAGTAAGAGCTTCTTAGAAGAAAGAGCCAGAAAAGTCAGTAAGTTAAAATTCCTTGAAAAAGAAGGGCGGTCATTAACCCAAGCCGCCATAAGGTTTACCCTTTACAATGAAGCGGTATCGGTTGTCATTCCCGGGGCAAAAACGGAAAGACAGGTAGAGGAGAACGTAAAAGCGGGGGAGGTTGAGCTTGAGGCGAGTGAACTAAAAAGGCTTGAGGAGCTTATCTAA